The Actinoplanes sp. N902-109 genomic interval CGTCGAAGTTGCCCTCGGCCGGGGCCGCGACTGTCGCCGTACCGTCGAGGTTTCGCTGGTCGGCGAGGTCGACCCGGCAGGTGCTGCCGCTCTCGACGCAGGTGGTGGCCGCCACGGCCCGGACGGTCGCGGTCCTGGTCACCGTGTTGGCACCCGGGGCGGTGACCTTCACCGTCACGGTGTACGCACCCGCGGGCGTGCCCTTGGGCACCACCACGACCACCTTCGCCTTGCCCGAGGTGGGCAGGTGGTTGCTGGTGATGGTCTGCGTCGCGGGCCCCACCGACACCTTGAACCCGGCCGGGACCGTGGCCGTCACGGTGGGGGTGATCCCGGCCGGCGCCTGGCCGACGAGGTCGACGGTGAACGTGGCTTTCTCGGTCTCCGTGGACGACGCGGGGACGGCTGCCGACGCGGGCCGGATCGAGGCGTCGATGTGGGTGCGGTCGTCCGGCGCGGCGTTGTTCACCGACGGCGGCTCCGCCGACGCGGACGTGCCCCACTTCGACGGCTTGCTGCCCAGGGTGTGGGTCAGCGTGCCGCCGGACGCGATCTGCGCCCAGTCGACCCAGTTGTCGGTGACGGACTTGCCGTTGAGCGACACCGACTGGATGTAGCGGTTGGTGTCCGAGGCGCCCGGCGCGGTGATCGTCAGCGTCCTGCCGCCGACGTCGACCTTCGCGGACGGGAACTGCGGGCTGGAGACGGCGAGGAAGTTGGCGCCGCTCATCGTCGGGTACAGGCCCAGCGAGGAGAAGACGTACCAGGCGCTCATCGTGCCGAGGTCGTCGTTGCCGGTCATGCCGTCGGGGCCGGTGGTGAACAGGGTCATCGCGGCGCGCACGACCGTGGCCGTCTTCGCCGGGTCGCCGACCCAGTGGTACATGTACGGCGAGAGCAGGTCGGGCTCGTTGTTCGGGTTGTACGTGCTCTTGGCGTAGTAGTCGTACGGGCTGTTGATCCACTCGGTGCGGGCGGTGCCGGCCGGGTCGGTGAGCAGCTTGTCGTACGCAAAGAAGCTGTCCAGGCGCTTCTCGGTCTTCCGGCGACCACCCATCAGGTCCACCAGCCCGGCCGGGTCCTGCGGGACGAGCCACTGGTACTGGTACGAGCCGCCCTCGTGGAACTGCTCGTCCGCGGCGATCGGGTCGTACGGCGTGAGCCAGGTGCCGTCCACCGTGCGCGGGCGGAAACCGTCGATCGAGGTGTCCCACAGGTTGCGGTACCACTGGCCCCGCCCGGCGAACATCGTGGCGTCCGCGTCCTTGCCCAGGCCCTTGGCCATCAGCGCGAGCGCGGCGTCGGCGGCCGAGTACTCCAGCGTTGCCGAGGCGGGGTGGTTGCAGTCGTTGTCGCCGCCCTTGGCCACGCAGTCCTTGCCGAGCTGCAGGCCGGACGGGATGTAGCCGCGGTCGGCGTAGTAGTCCTGCCCGGTCCGGCCGTTGTACGGCGAACCGGCCGGCGGCTGGCTGGTGGCGTTCGCCCTGAGCAGTGCGTACGCCTCCTCCTCGTGCCCCTTGAGCAGGCCCTTGCTCCAGGCCTCGACCAGGAACGGGGTGACCGGGTCACCGGTCATGATGTTGGTCTCGCTGTTGGCCAGCGCCCAGCGCGGCAGCCAGCCACCGTCCCGGCCGATCGCGACAACCGACAGCGCGACGTTGCGAGCCACGTCCGGGGCGAGCATCTCGAGCAGCTGGTTCTGCGGGCGGTAGGTGTCCCACAGCGAGAAGTTCTGGTACGGCGTGTAGCCATCGGCCGTGTGCACCTCGCGGTCGAAACCGACGTACTTCCCGTCGACGTCACCGGCCAGGTTGGGGTGCAGCAGCGAGTGGTAGAGCGCGGTGTAGAACACGCTGCGCCGGTCCGCCGCTCCCCCGCCGATCTCGATGCGGTTGAGCTCGTCGACCCAGGTCTTGCGCAGCGCGGCCCGGGTGGCGTCGAAGTCGTACGAGTCGCCGGTCTCGGCGGCCAGGTTCTTGCGGGCCCCGTCGAGGCCGGTGTACGACAGCGCCACCTTGACCACCACGTCGCGGTCCTGCGTCGCGTCGAACGAGACGTACGCGCCGTTAGTGCCGTTGCGGTCGCCCGCGGTGATGGCCGAGCCGTGCCACGAGCCGTACGAGGTGAACGGCCGGTCGAAGGTGGCGGTGAAGTAGACGGTGTGGTCGTCCTTGCCGGCGCAGAAGTTGCCCGCGTGCACCCGGCCCTCGACGGTCCGGTCGCCCACCACGTGGATCTCGGAGTCGAACACCGACTGGTTGGCCTTGCCGGTGTTGAACAGCACGTTGGCCGAGCCGGTGGCCGGGAACGTGTAGCGCTGCCAGCCGGTGCGCGGGGTCGCGGTCAACTCGGCCTGGGTCTGGTACTTGGACAGCCCGACGCGGTAGTAGCCCGGTGAGGCCTGCTCGTCGTCGTGCGAGTACGCCGACTTGTAGACGTTGACGTCGGTGCTGGTGACCGCGCCGGTGGTGGGCAGCATGGGCAGCTCGCCGGCCACGCCGCAGCCCACCCCGGAGAGGTGGGTCTGGCTGAAGCCGTAGATGCTGCTCTGCTGGTAGTCGTAGCCGCCCTGACCGCCGGTGTCCGGGCTGACCTGCACCATGCCGAACGGCGCACTGGCACCGGGGAACGTGTTGCCGAAGTTCTGCGTCCCGACGAACGGGTGCACCAGGTCGACGGGTGCCGGATCAGCGGCCGCCGCCTGCACGGGTTGCGTGACCGCGGCGGTGGAGGCCACCGCCACCACGCTGGCCAGCAATAACCGACGGAGCATCCAAAAACCTCCGATGAAAGGCGTCACAGCTTTGTGACAACGTTGTCACGCGCCTGACATGCATGTCAATGGATTCGGACCGCTCCCGTTCTGCACCCCGGAACGGGCCGGTTCACACCCGGAAGCCCTCAAGTTCGGCCCCGGGCCACCCGATTGCGCCGGTTGCACGCCGTCCCCGACCCGAGAAGAGTGCCGATGGCAGCCACCCCGGAAGCACCGGCCGACGCCCGGCGCACGCCGCGCGGCCTGCGGCACTGGGCGCGCCTGTGCATCGTGGTCGCCGCGATCGTCGCCGGCTTCGGCGCGGTGCTGAGCACCCGGCTCGGCGGGGCGGACGCGGCCAAGGCAATCTCCAACGTGGGCCTGGCAACGGCCGCGCTGGCCGCCGCCGGGGCCTGCCTGTGGCGGGCCGGCACGTTGCGCGGGCGGCTGCGGGCGACCTGGGGACTGATCGGCCTCGGCGTGCTCTCCTGGGGGATCGGCCAGGTCACCGCGGTCGGGCTGGAGCAGCTCACCGGGTCGGTGCCGCTGCCCTCGCAGGCCGACATCGGCTACCTGGGCATGGTGGTGCTCGCCCCGGCCGGCCTGCTGCTGCTGCCGGTCGCCACGCAGAGCCTGGCCAACCGGGCCCGCAGCGTGCTGGACGGCCTGATGGTCGCCGCGTCGCTGGTGCTGATCGCCTGGATCTTCGTCGTCGAGCCGCTGATCCGCGCCGGTGGGGACAGCGTGCTGGCGCTCTACGTCAGCCTGGCGTACCCGCTGGGCGACGTCGTCATCGTCACCATCGTGATCTACATGCTCGCCCTGCAACGGCGCCGCGGGCGCACGTTCGCCCACCTGGCCCTGGTCGGCGCGGGCATCGCGGCGTTCGCGGTCTCCGACATCGGCTACGCATACCTGAACCTGGTCGACGGGTACAGCTCCGGCGGGATCACCGACATCGGCTGGTTCGCCGGCTTCTCGCTGATCCTGCTGGCCGCGAGCCGGCCGGTCGACGACGCCGCGGAGGACGCCGCCACCGAGGCCGAGGGGAGCGGCAGCCAGCCGTTCGGCGTGCTGCTGCCCTATGTGGCCGTGCTGGCCGCCCTGGTCACCAGCGTGGTGTGGTTCGCCCGCACCGGGCAGAGCAGCGCCTTCATCGCCTACACCCGCTCGGCGCTGATCCTGCTGATCGTCGGACGCCAGCTGCTGACCCTGCTGGAGAACCGCAGCCTGACCCGCAACCTGGAGGCCCGGGTGGCCGACCGGACCGCCGAGCTGTACGCCAGCGAGCAGCGCTTCCACGCCCTGGTGCAGCACAGCTCGGACGTGGTGACCGTGGTCGACGTGGCCAGCGAGGTGCTGTACCAGAGCGAGTCGGTGCAGCAGGTGTTCGGCTATCCCGCCCACGTGCTCACCGGCCGCCGGCTGACCAGCGTCATCACTGCCGAGGCCGCCGGGCGGCTGGCCGATGCGCTGCGGTCGGTGAGCGTCCGGCCGTACGCGACAACGGTCCTGGAACTGACCGTGCGGCACCGCGACCGCCGGCTGCGGCAGGCCGAGATCACCATCACCAACCTGCTCAACGACCCGAACGTGGGCGGGCTGGTGCTCAACACCCGCGACATCAGCGAGCGCAAGGAGTTGCAGGAGCAGCTCGTGCACGAGGCGTACCACGACGCGCTGACCCAGCTGGCCAACCGGGCGCTGTTCCGCGAGAAGGTCGG includes:
- a CDS encoding GH92 family glycosyl hydrolase, coding for MLRRLLLASVVAVASTAAVTQPVQAAAADPAPVDLVHPFVGTQNFGNTFPGASAPFGMVQVSPDTGGQGGYDYQQSSIYGFSQTHLSGVGCGVAGELPMLPTTGAVTSTDVNVYKSAYSHDDEQASPGYYRVGLSKYQTQAELTATPRTGWQRYTFPATGSANVLFNTGKANQSVFDSEIHVVGDRTVEGRVHAGNFCAGKDDHTVYFTATFDRPFTSYGSWHGSAITAGDRNGTNGAYVSFDATQDRDVVVKVALSYTGLDGARKNLAAETGDSYDFDATRAALRKTWVDELNRIEIGGGAADRRSVFYTALYHSLLHPNLAGDVDGKYVGFDREVHTADGYTPYQNFSLWDTYRPQNQLLEMLAPDVARNVALSVVAIGRDGGWLPRWALANSETNIMTGDPVTPFLVEAWSKGLLKGHEEEAYALLRANATSQPPAGSPYNGRTGQDYYADRGYIPSGLQLGKDCVAKGGDNDCNHPASATLEYSAADAALALMAKGLGKDADATMFAGRGQWYRNLWDTSIDGFRPRTVDGTWLTPYDPIAADEQFHEGGSYQYQWLVPQDPAGLVDLMGGRRKTEKRLDSFFAYDKLLTDPAGTARTEWINSPYDYYAKSTYNPNNEPDLLSPYMYHWVGDPAKTATVVRAAMTLFTTGPDGMTGNDDLGTMSAWYVFSSLGLYPTMSGANFLAVSSPQFPSAKVDVGGRTLTITAPGASDTNRYIQSVSLNGKSVTDNWVDWAQIASGGTLTHTLGSKPSKWGTSASAEPPSVNNAAPDDRTHIDASIRPASAAVPASSTETEKATFTVDLVGQAPAGITPTVTATVPAGFKVSVGPATQTITSNHLPTSGKAKVVVVVPKGTPAGAYTVTVKVTAPGANTVTRTATVRAVAATTCVESGSTCRVDLADQRNLDGTATVAAPAEGNFDGGGWSYDGDLLPAAGPVTWNGVTYQAPDPTGTAVNFVQAKGQSLLLPAGDHSTLHLVATTHNGPVSAALTIGYTDGTTAAASVTIADWCGTAATGTKQVLAMPHRIKAGQGVDGPPVSLFSADLPLAAGKQIRSIALPDDGRLSIYALTLS
- a CDS encoding bifunctional diguanylate cyclase/phosphodiesterase; the protein is MAATPEAPADARRTPRGLRHWARLCIVVAAIVAGFGAVLSTRLGGADAAKAISNVGLATAALAAAGACLWRAGTLRGRLRATWGLIGLGVLSWGIGQVTAVGLEQLTGSVPLPSQADIGYLGMVVLAPAGLLLLPVATQSLANRARSVLDGLMVAASLVLIAWIFVVEPLIRAGGDSVLALYVSLAYPLGDVVIVTIVIYMLALQRRRGRTFAHLALVGAGIAAFAVSDIGYAYLNLVDGYSSGGITDIGWFAGFSLILLAASRPVDDAAEDAATEAEGSGSQPFGVLLPYVAVLAALVTSVVWFARTGQSSAFIAYTRSALILLIVGRQLLTLLENRSLTRNLEARVADRTAELYASEQRFHALVQHSSDVVTVVDVASEVLYQSESVQQVFGYPAHVLTGRRLTSVITAEAAGRLADALRSVSVRPYATTVLELTVRHRDRRLRQAEITITNLLNDPNVGGLVLNTRDISERKELQEQLVHEAYHDALTQLANRALFREKVGEAIAQRDDSGEVTVLFLDLDGFKEVNDSLGHLAGDMLLVQVADRLTRSVREGDVVARFGGDEFAVLIRSEQGTDDAEGVAGRIVDGLHEPFRIQERDLHVRGSVGLAAYTALGAGAGARGDDAEQLMRNADLAMYKAKATGGSGYASYDPRMLSGLVERLELEADLRQALDRGELELHYQPTIDMVDNRVIGFEALVRWRHPVRGLIPPMNFIPIAEATGLIVPLGRWVLAEACRQAMAWAAQTGQPPVKMAVNVSVRQFDRADLAAEVLDVLRGTGMPADRLCLEMTESVLMTDTEENLAQLVKLKALGVTLAIDDFGTGYSSLAYLRRFPVDTLKIDRSFVERLGEQTDDAALASTIVQLGQSLGMSTVAEGIEEYGQLAALRAMGCTFAQGFYFSRPVPAADAGRLLLDSSPELLENR